Below is a genomic region from Salmo trutta chromosome 19, fSalTru1.1, whole genome shotgun sequence.
AGTAGACGTAAAAGCTAATTATGTCCACTGAACTTACTGAAAATGTACTCTACATGGTGTGTAACTATTACGGTACTTACAGTATTAGTCTTTCTTCTACCACATGactgatatacagtgggtataatCTTACGAAGCCAAGTCAATGCACTGTTGCTACAAGCTGGAAGACGACCCTTGTTATCTTGTGCTGGAAGATGGTTGTGTTTGAACGTAAACCGATATGGGAATGCAAATCAATAAAAGTGGAAAATAATCTAGGCGCAACACAAAAGAAACAAGGCGCGACACTCGTACGGCGCTTTCCCCCCAATGTTTTTTAAAACATTAGAACATTTGGCAGCATACAAAGACGTGTACATTCTCACGGCTGAAGGGACTGGCGTTGCGTCGGAACCAGTGTTCAGAAcagaaaaatacacacacacacacacacacacacacacacacacacacacaattgtttaGCACAAATGTACTATAAATGTACTATACTGCTGGTCAGTGTGTGTCTGGATTATAAGAGAGTCAAAAtcaaaaaaacaaatcaaaaaaatctgaggctggtaaaaaataataaaaacatgaaaAAGCAGCTTTTCCAAATCACAAAATAATGCATAGTGACCCTTGCACTTTAGTTTTTTGTTCTTGCTGACAGACTTGGTGCTTGTATGCCAGACCTCCTGCACCAATGTAAGACTTGAGTTGTGAGCAATGTTTGACTCCTGATCTGAGgagaaagagtgtgtgagagagagagagagagagagagggggggagtagagggatggagaggggagggagaagaaATATGTATTATATATGTAATTTACAAAGAAAATATCACATTTGTCCTATCAATTCATTTTCTAAGTGACAATAACTCAGAATTACAGTTACTCATATATATTGTTTTATAATAATAACAAATCTAAGCACTTACGTATCAAAGCACTGTCAATAGATCGGCCTTTAACTCTCCTAACCATAGACTGGGATAACATTGTGTTAGGTTAAAACGGATCTAGGACCAGTAACTTACATGAGTGGGGCCCAGTGGGGTCTACCAGTGAGGAGGCACATAGCTGTACCCAGGCGTCCCCTGGGGCCGGTAGGTTGGCACGGTGACCGGATGTCCACCAATGTGCTGAGTGGCGTGCTGAGGCGTGGTCAGCAGAGTACCTGGGCAAAGAGGGtcaatcagacagacagaggtcatCAACATGGTAACACGGCCTGACAGTTGTCATCACCATGGAAACATGTCGCTGGCCAAACTTCTTGAGAACTAATCGATCGAATACTGTTATAAACGTGTTATAAATACAGCCTTTACTCCAAACAGAAACATTACTGTAAGTAATAGTTGTGTGAACTATTTGTTTGAGTTGTTGATAGGGTCACAAAATTCCCTTAACTTTACCAAAATGCTCAGGTTTTCCACAAATCTTGGTTGTAGGATTCCCAGATTTCCTGGTTATTCTCTCCTGATTCCACAAATCTTCTAACCGGGATTTCTGGAAAGCctgggaattttgcaaccctagtagtTGAGTGTTGACTTCTTACCAGCAGACATGGCCATGGTTGTGCCAGCCACCATGCCCATGGCCATATGGCCGTTGGAGCGGGGCTGTTGGACAGGGGCAGGGTATAGGGCGTTGGGGAGGCTGTTGGGCTGCACCACCGTGGTGTGGTGGATGACGTGAGGCTGAGCCGCATACATCGGCTGTGTGTAGTACGCAccctgagagaaagagaagaaaagagagaaatgCTTTTTGGAATGCTTTGGCAATATTAAATATGGAAAAATGTAGAATTTGGCTTATCTTACTTTTCTAGCACAGCTAATTTTACACAGCAAGCTAGCTGTCTTCTAATAATCCCCCAAAAAGTAGAGAATGGTCATCACTCATCTTATAAGCAGGTACAGTAGGGGATATTGTCAAACAGACAGCCAACCCCAGTGAGTAGAAACCAGGCCAGGTCCTTACCTGAGCGTAGAGGTTCTGTTGGGGATAGGCACTTCTGATAGGGTACATGGCCGTCTGGTAGGGATTAGGAGACGGGGAGTAGGGAGGGGGCGCCCCATTGGACTGACCAGGGGGGACCTTGTAGGGTGTCCCAGCAGTGTATCCTAGATGAGAGAGATAGGCAGAGGGAAGGATGGAAAGCGAGaaaacaagagagagggagagaaagagagaaagcaagagagggagagtcgGGGAGaaaaaagcaagagagagagagtaagagagagatcaAGCCGGCAGAGggaaagatggagaaagagaaagcaaaagagagggagacagaaagagagagagagaacatgtggTGAGCGAGACCTAGTTTCAGTTTCCAGATCATTTTCAATTGTCTTGACATTCAGAGTGTCTCATTGGAGGAGGAGAACAATTAGGAATGACAGTGCTcctttacaaaatacatgtagcctccaagatatatacagttgaagtcagaagtttacatacacttcggttggagtcattaaaactactcgtttttcaaccactccacaaatttcttgttaacaaaccatagttttggcaagttggttaggacatctactttgtccatgacacacgtcatttttccaacaattgtttacagacagattatttaacttataattcacccacgacttcaactatatatacaattcctgacatttcattttaagaatgtgaaatgtcagaataataatagagagaatgatttatttcagcttttatttctttcatcacattcccagtgggtcagaagttacatacactcaattattatttggtagcattgcctttaaattgttttacttgggtcaaatatttcgggtagccttccacaagcttcccacaataagttgggtgaattttggcccattcctcctgacagagctggtgtaactgagtcaggtttgtaggcctccttgcttgcacacgctttttcagttctgcccacacattttctataggattgaggtcagggctttgtgatggccactccaataccttgcctttgttgtccttaagtcattttgccacaactttggaagtatgcttggggtcattgtctatttggaagacccatttgcgaccaagctttaacttcctgactgatgtcttgagatattgcttcaatatatccacataattttcctacctcatgatgccatctattttgtgaagtgcaccagtccctcctgcagcaaagcacccccacaacatgatgctgccacccccgtgcttcacggttgggatggtgttcttcggcttgcaagcatcttcctttttcctccaaacataacgatggtcattatggccaaacagttatattttcgtttcatcagaccagaggacatttctccaaaaagtacgatctatgtccccatgtgcagttataaaccgtagtctggctgttttatggcgttttttgagcagtggcctcttccttgctgagcggcctttcaggttatgtcgatataggactcgttttactgtggatataaatacttttgtacctgtttcctccagtatcttcacaaggtcctttgctgttgttctaggattgatttgcactttttgcaccaaagtacgttcatctctaggagacagaacgcgtctccttcctgagcggcttGTGGAGCTTTccagttttttttctgaggtcttggctgatttctttagattttcccatgatgtcaaaaaaagaggcactgagtttgaaggtaggccttgaaatacatccacaggtacacctccaattgactcaaacaatgtaaattagcctatcagaagcttctaaagcatgacattattttctggaattttccaagctgtttaaaggcacagtcaacttagtgtatgtaaacttctgacccaatggaattgtgatacagtgagttataagtgaaataatctgtctgtaaacaattgttggaaaaattacttgtgtcatgcacaaagtagatgtcctaatcgacttgccaaaactgtagtttgttaacaagaaatttgtggagtggttgaaaaaagagttttaatgactccaacctaagtgtatgtaaaattccgacttcaactgtatatagtttcCACAGAGCTTTGGACATATATGAAGCAGAACCAGCTGTATCATGAATGCCCAAAGAGAGGCCATGGGCTTGGTTGACATTGCAGCCGACGTGATGCATTTTGGGTCAATtttgactgatctacaaataataataagtagttatttatgatgcaaggtaatttgtagatcagtcagtcaacaGTCGGCTGCAATCGTGAACAAGCCCTGTGTGAGACAACTTAGCCATGACTAACAACACACAGAATGTGaacattattataattatttttttactcaaacactcaagcacacacacgcaggcacacacacagagaagtgtCCGTTCTGGTGGGTTTTAGAGGACAGTGATCATTACATTCATGTTAGGAAACCACCAAATCACTTCCATGACTCAAACACACATTATCTATCCAACTGAAATGTACTTACACTCTAGGAAAAGAATGTATGCTGCAGCAGCCAGCAAACATGTTATATGATACAGCATAGCACTAAGCCAAGCAAGATGCCATCCCACAGCCCCTGCCCCTGTATCACTTCCCCCTGTGATGTCACTCACTACCTCACATCCCCCATCGACCTGTCTTACTCCAAACCTTTTCCTAACACCTTTTTCCCAAGAGCTGTAAACCCAGCCCAGCTCTGACTGTTTCCCCAGCCATGCCaacgtgtatgtgtatgtgtatgtttgtgtgtatgtataataCCGTccgaaagtttggggtcactttgaaatgtccttgtttttgaaagaaaagcacatttttggtccattaaaataacatcaaattgttcagaaataaagtagacattgttaatgttgtaaatgactattgtagctggaaacagctgatttttatggaatatctacaaaggtgtacagaggcccatttatcagcaaccatcactcctgtgttccaatggcacgttgtgttagctaatccaagtttatcattttaaaaggctaaatgatcattagaaaacccttttgcaactatgttagcacagctgaaaactgttttcctgattaaagaagcaatacaactggccttctttagactagttgagtatctggagcatcagcatttgtgggttcgattacagcctcaaaatggccagaaataaagaacttacattaattaataaataacaaaacacagctgttttcaaatacaatctagGCCTCTCTAATTTAAGTTAGCCCAGGCATGAACATTTTAGTTAGGcctaataaataacaaaacataGTTGTCTACTAACACCAGGGCTGGTCTGTCATCCCTAGAAGGGCTCTAGCTTTTTCCCAATTAACATCAGACTTaactttttgtagcaggttaggagaacttacccAGCAGGCTAGGATaattagggttagctaaaactTTTGACGTTCATTTGACAAAAGGTAGAACCCTTCTAGCCTTGACCGGGCCGGCTCGCCCCACTCCCCATTCCCACTGCGATTCAGCACCACAGCAGTAGAAAGAGGACACTCTAGGCGGCCACAAAATGAAGAAATTATAAAACTGATGTTGGACAATCAAATtcaatatgtaaataaacgaaaATAAGGCTGGTTCATTGAGAGAAAGCTTATTTTACAATGCTCCTGTGAAACGAGGCCTGCACCATGCATTCATGAAAGCACTTATTTCCAAAGCTCAAATTATATCTCTTTTCACAGTTCTACTAGATGATGTTAATAAATGTTATGCCTATTGTAATTTGAACTATCGTGGAGTCTTGACTCGTGTCATATCTGATATACGTGGCTTATTGATAACAACTCTGTTTCCTACTATAGGCATTTGGCTGACTAGTGATTGCAACATTGTAACTCTCAGATGTTTATAGCTGGCAACAATGTTTTGTTTTCAAGCGCTACTGAGCAAGTTCAGCTGAAATGCACCAATTGCGCCTGATACACATCATTACTCTAGTTTATTAATCCATTCCAAATCTTTCTACTATACATGACACAGGAGCGGGATATGCTGATCTGGCCCAGGGCGGCAGCAGAACTGCTAGGACCGGGCCTGACCAACACAATCATTGCCTTTAATTTACTTGTGTTTGTGGCGCACCTTGACCTGAAGTGAGCCGCTGCTGTTGGGAAGTCAAAACTGTCCAACTCCTTGGAGCAGTTTGATGTGCATCAGCCTTGTTACTTTGTCCTAAAGAAGGCGTGATCTTGAGGCAGTCTTTACTCTGTTGTGGAGAAAGTATCCCCTCTCGGCAGGCACACTGGAAATGGGGATAATCAAGACAATCTTCGCCAATTATGTCCAGTCAGGGTGCACTTAGCTGAAGTCTCTAATGAGGACCTAGTCGAGGTACACTTAGCTGAAGTCTCTAATGAGGACCTAGTCGGGGTACACTTAGCTGAAGTCTCTAATGAGGACCTAGTCAGGGTACATTTAGCTGAAGTCTCTAATGAGGACCTAGTCAGGGTACACTTAGCTGAAGTCTCTAATGAGGACCTAGTCGAGGTACACTTAGCTGAAGTCTCTAATGAGGACCTAGTCGGGGTACACTTAGCTGAAGTCTCTAATGAGGACCTAGTCAGGGTACATTTAGCTGAAGTCTCTAATGAGGACCTAGTCAGGGTACACTTAGCTGAAGTCTCTAATGAGGACGTAGTCGGGTACACTTAGCTGAAGTCTCTTTTGAGCACCTAGTCGAGTACACTTAGCTGAAGTCTCTTTTGAGGACCTAGTCAGGGTACACTTAGCTGAAGTCTCTTATGAGGACCTAGTCAGGGTACACTTAGCTGAAGTCTCTTTTGAGGACCTAGTCGGGGTACACTTAGCTGAAGTCTCTTATGAGGACCTAGTCAGGGTACACTTAGCTGAAGTGTCTTTTGAGGACCTAGTCGGGGTACACTTAGCTGAAGTCTCTTATGAGGACCTAGTCAGGGTACACTTAGCTGAAGTCTCTTTTGAGGACCTAGTCAGGGTACATTTAGCTGAAGTGTCTTTTGAGGACCTAGTCGGGGTACACTTAGCTGAAGTCTCTTATGAGGACCTAGTCAGGGTACACTTAGCTGAAGTCTCTTTTGAGGACCTAGTCAGGGTACACTTAGCTGAAGTGTCTTTTGAGGACCTAGTCGGGGTACACTTAGCTGAAGTCTCTTTTGAGGACCTAGTCGGGGTACACTTAGCTGAAGTCTCTTTTGAGGACCTAGTCGGGGTACATTTAGCTGAAGTCTCTTTTGAGGACCTAGTCGGGTACACTTAGCTGAAGTCTCTAATGAGGACCTAGTCAGGGTACACTTAGCTGAAGTCTCTAATGAGGACCTAGTCAGGGTACACTTAGCTGAAGTCTCTAATGAGGACGTAGTCGGGTACACTTAGCTGAAGTCTCTTTTGAGGACCTAGTCGAGTACACTTAGCTGAAGTCTCTTTTGAGGACCTAGTCAGGGTACACTTAGCTGAAGTCTCTTTTGAGGACCTAGTCGGGGTACACTTAGCTGAAGTCTCTTTTGAGGACCTAGTTGGGTACACTTAGCTGAAGTCTCTTTTGAGGACCTAGTCAGGGTACATTTAGCTGAAGTCTCTTTTGAGGACCTAGTCGGGGTACACTTAGCTGAAGTCTCTTTTGAGGACCTAGTCAGGGTACACTTAGCTGAAGTCTCTTTTGAGGACCTCGCATCTTTTGCATAAGTAAAAATACCCTACACTTCTTTCCAAGCAGCTTAATGGTTTTATTAGCATATGAAGTATATATGCCTTTGAAATTGGAGCACATCGACTGGTATGTCCTTCAATTAATAAAAAGCATAATTTTGCAATGGATTTTTTCTTTCCTGGACAATTTGGTCGGCAACAATTTTATTTATCAGCTTGGCATttttgtggggggaggggggagccAGCATTTACCGGCTAACAGAAACCCTGCTGCGTGCatactgtgtatgtatgtgtgagagtgagtgagtgcaaacgtgtgtgtgtgtgtgtgtgtgtgtgtgtgtgtgtgtgtgtgtgtgtgtgtgtgtgtgtgtgtgtgtgtgtgtgtgtgtgtgtgtgtgtgtgagagtatgtCTGTGTGCATACATATCTGTGTGTGTAGAGTACATAGGGTCATATTTACTGAAAGCTGCGGCTGAGGCCTGGTACTGGCGGCCCTCTGAGCCTGCGTCCATGGCCAGGTCATAGGAGCCCTCTGGGGCCACTGCAGCACCGGAGGCCTGGGGCCAGCCCTGCTTCACCAGCAGCACTGtcccagacacaaacacagagagattacacacacaccctcacacacgtagaacacagagacagatatagaAGACAGACATGGATAGATagtaataaaacacacacagcatgcaaatgcactcacacaagcacacaaataGAGAATACACACAAACAGAGTAGACACAGAGTATACAGTACACACCTGGtcgctagtgaaagtctacacaccttTTGCACAGTCCTTACATTTTGTTGCcttaaaattaaatctaaaaaggGAATAACTTAAGAGTTTTTTTCTACCGATCTACATAACCTACTCCACATGTTCAATGTGAAAGAAAACTATATAAAATGTTCTCTTattgttgtggcagcatcatgttatgggtatgcttatcaccggcaaagactggggagttggtcacgatcaaaataaatataaagGGAGCAAAGAACAGATAAAAACGGAGGAAACCCtgcctcagtcttctgaaaacctaaccctgggatatagttttatttttcagcaggacaattaaaaatgttaatgccaaagacacaccagaatggctttccaattGGTGTTCCTAAGTGGTCTAGTCTAAGTCCTGTCTTAAATGTGCAtgaaaatcagagacaaggtatgaatattgctgtccatcaatgactcccaaccaaatttacttagcttgagcaattttgacaaagaCAATGGATATATGTTGCACTAAGAGTTGTACAGAGTTGGTAGAATATTATTCCAAATTATTCAcatctgtaatggctgccaaaaggtccaccaagtattaactttggggtgtgaagacatacgcAATCAAGACATTTTCATTTTTGTTATTAATTTGGAAAATGTTACTTTTACTTTGAAAATGGTGTAGGTGGTATAcataaaatgttatacattttttgtatttaatttaaaggcagcaaaatgtgaaggcTGTGCAAGGGGTGTAGACTTTCACCAGAcactgtatacatacacacaaacagagtacacacacacacacagaatagaaATGGAgcacatacagtatcagtcaaaagtttggacacacctactcattcaagtttttgaaaacgttttttaaaattattttctgcattgtagaaaaatagtgaagacatataaactatgaaataacatatggaatcatgtattaaccaaaaaggtgttaaacaaataaaaaaatatttgagatttttgattcttcaaagtatccaccctttgccttgatgacagctttgcattatctcaaccagcttcatgaggtagtcacctggaatgctttcccaacagtcttgaaggagtttccacatatgctgagcacttgttggctgcttttccttcagtctatggtccaactcatcccaaaccatctcaattgggttgaggtcaatactccatcactctccttcttgttcaaaGAGCTCATACagaacctggaggtgtgttttgggtcattgtcctgttgaaaaacaaatgatagtcccgctaagcgcaaacgagatgggatggcgtatcgctgcagaatgctgtggtagccatgctggttaagtgtgccttgaattctaaataaatcaccgacagtgtcaccagcaaagcacccacacaccatcccacttcctcctccatgcttcatggtgggaaccacacatgcggagatcatccgttcacctactctgcatctcacaaagacggtggttggaaccaaaaatctcaaatttggactcagatttccaccggtctaatgtccattgctggttggcccaagcaagtctattcttcttatcggtgtcttttagtagtggtttctttgcagcaatttgaccatgaatgcctgattcatgcagtctcctcttcagaggctggtaactctaatgaacttatcctctgcagcagaggtaactctgggtcttcccttcatgtggcggtcctcatgagagccagtttcatcatagtgcttgatggtttttgcaactacacttgaagaaactttcaaacttcttgaaatgttccggaatgttcttaaagtaatgatggactgtcatttctatttgcttattggagctgttcttgcaatgatatggacttggtcttttaccaaatagggctatcttctgtataccaccattaccttgtcacaacacaactgattggctcaaacacattaaggaaagaaattccacaaattaacttttaacaaggcacacctcttaATTGAACTGCATTCCaagtacctcatgaagctggttgagagaatgccaagagtgtacacagctgtcatcaagacaaagggtggctactttgaagaatctcaaatataaaatatattgtgatttgtttaacacttttttggttactacatgaaaaaccctggaatgagtaggtgtgtccaatcttttgactggtactgtacacacaaacagagtgcacagtgcacacacacaaacacacacagagaatacacacacacacacacacacacacacacacacacacacacacacacacacacacacacacacacacacacacacacacacatagaatacATAACATTTCACACATTCAACACACTGACATACAAACATTAACAAACACTCACACATCTTTCATCCATTCCATTGTCGAACTTGGGCTTAATGTCGGACGCATTATCTTATGTTTCATGCCTAGTGAACATGACCCAGTCCAGTAACGGCAGTGCTGCAGCGCACTGTAGAGCGACAACATGACCCAGCCCAGTAACGGCAGTGCTGCAGGGCACTGTAGAGCGACAACATGACCCAGTCCAGTAACGGCAGTGCTGCAGGGCACTGTAGAGCGACAACATGACCCAGCCCAGTAACGGCAGTGCTGCAGGGCACTGTAGAGCGACAACATGACCCAGTCCAGTAACGGCAGTGCTGCAGGGCACTGTAGAGCGACAACATGACCCAGCCCAGTAACGATACTGCTGCAGGGCACTGTAGAGCGACAACATGACCCAGCCCAGTAACGGCAGTGCTGCAGGGCACTGTAGAGCGACAACATGACCCAGCCCAGTAACGGCAGTGCTGCAGGGCACTGTAGAGCGACAACATGACCCAGCCCAGTAACGGCAGTGCTGCAGGGCACTGTAGAGCGACAACATGACCCAGCCCAGTAACGGCAGTGCTGCAGGGCACTGTAGAGCGACAACATGACCCAGCCCAGTAACGGCAGTGCTGCAGGGCACTGTAGAGCGACAACATGACCCAGCCCAGTAACGGCAGTGCTGCAGGGCACTGTAGAGCGACAACATGACCCAGCCCAGTAACGGCAGTGCTGCAGGGCACTGTAGAGCGACAACATGACCCAGCCCAGTAACGGCAGTGCTGCAGGGCACTGTAGAGCGACAACATGACCCAGCCCAGTAACGATAGTGCTGCAGGGCACTGTAGAGCGACAACATGACCCAGTCCAGTAACGGCAGTGCTGCAGGGCACTGTAGAGCGACAACATGACCCAGTCC
It encodes:
- the LOC115154123 gene encoding protein FAM168A-like isoform X2, which gives rise to MNPVYSPVQPGTPYGNPKNMAYAGYPAGYPQTPTYTPNLYQTGSPGYPPGYTAGTPYKVPPGQSNGAPPPYSPSPNPYQTAMYPIRSAYPQQNLYAQGAYYTQPMYAAQPHVIHHTTVVQPNSLPNALYPAPVQQPRSNGHMAMGMVAGTTMAMSAGTLLTTPQHATQHIGGHPVTVPTYRPQGTPGYSYVPPHW
- the LOC115154123 gene encoding protein FAM168A-like isoform X1, encoding MNPVYSPVQPGTPYGNPKNMAYAGYPAGYPQTPTYTPNLYQTGSPGYPPVLLVKQGWPQASGAAVAPEGSYDLAMDAGSEGRQYQASAAAFRYTAGTPYKVPPGQSNGAPPPYSPSPNPYQTAMYPIRSAYPQQNLYAQGAYYTQPMYAAQPHVIHHTTVVQPNSLPNALYPAPVQQPRSNGHMAMGMVAGTTMAMSAGTLLTTPQHATQHIGGHPVTVPTYRPQGTPGYSYVPPHW